One Cucurbita pepo subsp. pepo cultivar mu-cu-16 chromosome LG11, ASM280686v2, whole genome shotgun sequence DNA window includes the following coding sequences:
- the LOC111804821 gene encoding protein IQ-DOMAIN 14-like yields the protein MGKAAKWILNLLLGKKEEHQKNQKNQKKKKMGSSSFSDHSANLKLKWSFRKTNLLLTHKLSKSVGSIHTIEALKHVAMADQKKPPSSARNAAATTIQSVYRSHLARKALHALRALVKIQALVRGYLVRKQTAATLKSLQALMAIQVRARVSRIQLLEDEEELLERRRRKRIVDTNLEEVYKRLNMNLNETRRSYTSKSDHINRSQIEQIVNESNACSCRRNLSIPRQYQHKDHSGTREPNMSKPTAETTLFSMDHPRRSDFVPNDHPFYPNYMAKTKTSRAKVRSQSEPKQRPSSSAHQLKPRPS from the exons ATGGGGAAGGCTGCAAAATGGATATTGAATCTTCTTCTtgggaagaaggaagaacatcagaagaatcagaagaatcagaagaagaagaagatgggttcttcttctttttctgatcACTCTGCAAATTTGAAGCTAAAATGGAGTTTTAGAAAGACAAATCTTCTGTTAACTCATAAGCTTTCTAAATCTGTTGGCTCCATTCATACCATTGAAGCTCTCAAGCATGTAGCCATGGCAGATCAGAAGAAGCCACCATCGAGTGCTCGAAACGCTGCTGCTACGACGATCCAATCCGTGTATCGGTCTCATTTG GCAAGGAAGGCATTGCATGCTTTAAGAGCACTGGTTAAGATACAAGCACTTGTGAGAGGCTATCTTGTGAGGAAACAAACAGCTGCTACCTTAAAGAGCCTGCAAGCTTTGATGGCAATCCAAGTTCGAGCTCGGGTGAGTCGGATCCAGCTGCTTGAGGACGAGGAAGAGCTTCTCGAAAGGAGGCGACGTAAGCGTATCGTTGACACCAATCTCGAAGAAGTATACAAA AGACTAAACATGAATCTCAATGAAACTCGGAGATCATATACGAGCAAGAGTGACCATATAAATCGTTCTCAAATCGAACAGATAGTGAATGAATCAAATGCTTGTTCTTGTAGACGAAACCTTTCGATCCCGAGGCAGTATCAGCACAAAGATCACTCCGGCACCAGGGAACCGAACATGTCCAAACCAACAGCTGAAACAACCTTATTTTCCATGGATCATCCAAGGCGTTCAGATTTCGTGCCTAATGACCATCCATTCTATCCAAATTATATGGCCAAGACAAAAACATCACGGGCAAAAGTCCGATCGCAGAGCGAACCGAAACAACGTCCGAGTTCAAGTGCACATCAGCTAAAACCGAGACCATCTTAG
- the LOC111804947 gene encoding probable ribose-5-phosphate isomerase 3, chloroplastic → MASLSFISPPSLSSSRHVSSIANLLLRSPKSINLSAHCRPLSVQARSVSTLTQDDLKKLAADKAVEYVKSGMVLGLGTGSTAAFVVAKIGELLKSNQLRDIVGIPTSKRTEEQARSLGIPLSVLDDHPHLDLAIDGADEVDPDLNLVKGRGGALLREKMVEAASDKFVVVVDETKLVDGLGGSGLAMPVEVVQFCWKHNLVRLQDLFKDEGCEAKLRLEADGKPYVTDNSNYIVDLYFKTPIKDGLAAGKEISAFEGVVEHGLFLDMATAVIIAGKDGIDIKTK, encoded by the coding sequence ATGGCTTCCCTCTCCTTTATCTCtcctccttctctctcctcctcccGCCATGTTTCCTCCATAGCCAACCTTCTCCTCCGCTCCCCAAAATCCATAAATCTCTCCGCCCATTGCCGACCTCTCTCCGTCCAAGCCCGCTCCGTCTCCACTCTCACTCAAGACGACCTTAAAAAGCTCGCCGCCGACAAAGCCGTCGAGTATGTCAAGAGCGGCATGGTCCTCGGCCTCGGCACTGGTTCCACCGCCGCCTTCGTCGTCGCCAAGATTGGCGAACTTCTCAAGAGTAATCAATTGAGAGACATTGTTGGAATCCCTACCTCGAAGCGGACGGAGGAGCAAGCTAGGTCATTAGGAATTCCTCTCTCTGTCTTGGACGACCATCCGCATCTCGATTTGGCCATCGATGGCGCTGATGAAGTCGATCCAGATCTGAATCTCGTCAAAGGCCGCGGCGGCGCTCTCTTGCGTGAGAAAATGGTGGAAGCCGCTTCCGATAAgttcgtcgtcgtcgtcgatGAAACTAAATTGGTTGACGGCCTCGGTGGAAGCGGCCTCGCGATGCCGGTTGAAGTCGTTCAGTTCTGCTGGAAACACAATTTGGTAAGGCTTCAAGATCTGTTCAAGGACGAAGGTTGCGAGGCTAAGCTCCGATTGGAAGCCGACGGGAAGCCGTACGTCACCGATAACTCGAATTACATAGTTGATTTGTATTTCAAGACTCCGATTAAGGACGGATTGGCCGCCGGTAAAGAGATCTCGGCGTTTGAAGGAGTAGTGGAGCACGGATTGTTCTTGGACATGGCGACCGCCGTAATCATCGCCGGAAAAGATGGAATCGACATCAAAACCAAATGA
- the LOC111805097 gene encoding protein ECERIFERUM 26-like, with amino-acid sequence MSQIQSRVTPITKLTAVSSDPSMSGRVYSLTAADHAMELHSAAVVMYYNENPFGSFILDPMRESLSRVLSLYPTVTGRLTRSENGNWAVKANDAGVRVTMTKVGTTLDEWLRSADSAEERYLAPFEEMPENPYIWSPFRIQINEFEGGGVAIGVSFTHLTADPTSATFLLKAWADAHRGEPVSPPIFTRPSIGDGEQIPNTATKSTSFYANKSKTWTQNQPASTTKMASATFKFSNSTINQWLSKTEHHCPNATPFDLLAALFWKQVLQIKGLSQNELNHSLSICTDLRTSFQSSQRFYFGNALLFSELSVSSKDMEQWDLGEIMGLIHSHLEKVDEEDEIRTAMEWLESRKEKGGKYAAPFKMYGPELTCVSMEHMGVKLSYATKFVRDSKAVHVSYNVGNCEGDGLIVVMASNEEGVARNVMVMLPEREMAELCKDEAVLRFNPTVILGGRLV; translated from the exons ATGTCTCAAATCCAGAGCCGTGTGACGCCGATCACCAAGCTAACGGCGGTGTCGAGCGACCCGAGCATGTCGGGTCGGGTCTACTCGCTGACAGCGGCTGACCACGCAATGGAGTTACACAGCGCCGCCGTAGTGATGTACTACAACGAAAATCCATTCGGGTCGTTCATTTTGGACCCGATGAGAGAGTCGCTTTCGAGGGTTTTGTCGCTGTACCCGACAGTGACGGGTCGGTTGACCCGATCGGAGAATGGCAACTGGGCAGTGAAGGCGAACGACGCCGGAGTTAGGGTTACGATGACAAAGGTGGGGACCACTCTTGATGAATGGCTCAGATCTGCCGATTCGGCCGAGGAAAGATATCTAGCGCCTTTCGAAGAAATGCCGGAGAATCCATATATCTGGTCGCCTTTCCGAATACAg ATCAATGAGTTTGAAGGAGGGGGTGTGGCCATTGGAGTGAGCTTCACTCACCTAACTGCAGACCCAACCTCTGCAACTTTCCTCCTGAAAGCATGGGCTGATGCTCACCGGGGCGAACCCGTGTCGCCACCGATTTTCACCCGTCCATCGATTGGAGACGGTGAACAAATCCCGAACACGGCCACGAAATCAACCAGCTTCTATGCCAACAAGTCCAAGACATGGACACAAAATCAACCAGCTTCTACTACCAAAATGGCCTCTGCTACCTTCAAATTCTCCAACTCAACAATCAACCAATGGCTATCAAAAACAGAGCACCATTGTCCTAACGCCACCCCTTTTGATCTCCTGGCTGCTCTCTTCTGGAAACAAGTCCTACAAATTAAGGGTCTGTCCCAAAATGAGCTGAATCATTCATTATCAATCTGCACTGACTTAAGAACTTCATTTCAATCCTCACAAAGGTTCTACTTTGGGAATGCTCTGCTTTTTTCAGAGCTCTCTGTAAGCTCAAAGGACATGGAGCAATGGGATTTGGGAGAGATTATGGGATTGATACACAGCCATTTGGAGAAGGTCGATGAGGAGGACGAGATTCGGACCGCGATGGAATGGCTCGAGTCGAGGAAAGAAAAGGGCGGGAAATATGCGGCGCCGTTCAAGATGTACGGGCCGGAATTGACTTGTGTAAGTATGGAACATATGGGGGTGAAATTGAGTTATGCAACGAAGTTTGTGAGGGATTCAAAGGCTGTTCATGTGTCGTATAATGTTGGGAATTgtgaaggggatggattgatTGTTGTAATGGCTTCTAATGAAGAAGGGGTTGCGAGGAATGTGATGGTGATGCTACCGGAGAGGGAGATGGCTGAGCTTTGTAAGGATGAAGCTGTTTTGAGGTTCAATCCGACAGTGATTCTTGGTGGAAGGTTGGTTTGA
- the LOC111805990 gene encoding calmodulin-like protein 8, with protein sequence MSEEQILEFQEAFCLLDKDGDGCITIKELATAIRSLHQNPTEEELQIMMNEVDVNGSGSIEFEEFFNLMAKKMKESEAEEELREAFKVFDMDQDGFISPNELKNVMIHMVEKLTDEEVEQMVKEADLDGDGLIDYEEFAKMMLLI encoded by the exons ATGTCGGAAGAGCAAATTTTAGAGTTTCAAGAAGCTTTTTGTCTGCTAGACAAAGATGGTGATG GTTGCATAACGATCAAAGAGCTTGCTACAGCGATTAGATCGTTACATCAAAACCCTACCGAGGAAGAATTGCAAATCATGATGAATGAAGTTGATGTTAACGGGAGTGGTTCCATTGAATTTGAGGAGTTCTTCAATCTGATGGcaaagaagatgaag gAAAGTGAAGCCGAAGAAGAATTGAGAGAAGCTTTCAAAGTATTTGATATGGATCAAGATGGGTTCATATCGCCTAACGAG CTGAAGAATGTGATGATCCACATGGTGGAGAAATTAACTGATGAAGAAGTGGAGCAAATGGTGAAAGAAGCTGATTTGGATGGAGATGGTCTTATTGACTATGAAGAATTTGCTAAAATGATGCTTCTTATTTGA
- the LOC111804935 gene encoding PITH domain-containing protein At3g04780-like: MAAASATAIHRNQVDLSDFINWSGVECLNQNFSHTFTNALNQTCRDNDSLLLESDADEQLLIYIPFNQVIKLHSLVIKGPEEEGPRTVKLFSNKENMGFGNVNDYPPSDTIVLSPDNLTGKPEVVKYVKFQNVRSLTIFIEDNQSGADVTKVQKIALYGTTVETTDMKGLKKIEDH; encoded by the exons ATGGCTGCCGCATCTGCAACCGCTATTCATCGGAATCAG GTTGATCTGTCCGACTTCATTAATTGGTCTGGCGTTGAGTGCCTTAACCAGAATTTCAGCCACACTTTTACAAATGCTCTTAACCAG aCTTGTAGGGATAATGATAGCTTGCTTTTGGAGAGTGATGCAGATGAGCAGCTTTTGATATATATACCTTTTAACCAAGTCATTAAATTGCATTCCTTGGTCATTAAGGGACCTGAAGAGGAAG GCCCTAGGACTGTAAAGCTTTTCTCAAACAAGGAGAATATGGGATTTGG CAATGTCAATGACTACCCTCCCAGTGACACGATTGTGCTCTCCCCAGATAATCTTACG GGAAAGCCAGAAGTTGTAAAGTAcgtgaaatttcaaaatgttcGTAG CTTGACAATTTTTATAGAGGATAACCAATCTGGAGCTGACGTTACAAAAGTTCAAAAGATTGCCTTGTATGGAACAAC GGTTGAAACAACTGACATGAAGGGTCTGAAGAAGATCGAGGATCACTGA